The following DNA comes from Streptomyces sp. NBC_00690.
GGACGGGCTGCCACGCGAGATGCCGCCTCCGGCACGGGCCGAGGTGGACCGCGAAATGGCGGCGATGGACACCCAGATCGCCGATGCCTACCAGCGGTTCGACGAGCGCAGAGAGCAGGTCCAGAGCGATCCTGCGGTCGCCGATGAGACGATCCTCGACCCGTTGCAGGACGACCGCCGAAAGAGCATCGACCGGATCGTCGCCGCCATCGAACGCAACGGCGCGCAGCCCCGGGGCATGCAGGGCATGGCGGCGTGCACCATGCGTACGGCTGCTGGCGATGACGATGAAGATGACGCCGACGACGATGACGACGACAACGAGGTGAAGGGCAACCGCCCCGGCGGTGGCAACGGGAACGGGAACCGTCCCCCGAACCGCCCCCGTCCACCCGGCAACGGTCAGGGCGGCAGCGGCCAGAGCGGGAACGGCCCGGTGCGCTCCGACTTCGTCGACATCCGTTCCGTACGCCCCAATGTGCAAAGCGCCCAACAGCGCCGGGGCTCCTCCCGGGGCACGTTCTCGTCCAACTGCGGCGTGAACGCGGCCGGCCTGTTCAACTCCGACAATGTGATCGTCGCCCCGGGCGTCTCCAATGGAGCGCACCACATGCACGACTACATCGGGAACCAGGGCAACGACGCCTTCGCGAGCGACGAGGACCTGGCAAGGGCCCGTACGACCTGTAGCAACCGCGGGGACCGGTCCTCCTACTACTGGCCCGTCCTGCGGGTGCAGAACGGTCGGGCCGAGAGCGACGCCAACCAGGACGGTGGCGGCAGGGACAAGAACGTCGGCGAGATCCAGACGCCGACCCAGGTGACCCTGTCCTTCCGCGGCAGCGCGGTCGGCAAGGTCACCGCAATGCCCCGATTCCTGCGCATCATCACCGGCGACGCCAAGGCGTTCGTCAACGGTCCGGGCAATGCCAACGCCTCCTGGAGCTGCACCGGCTTCGAGGACCGCCAGTTGAAGGACAAGTACCCGATCTGCCCGAGCGGCAGCCAAGTGGTGCGGACCTTCAACTTCCAAAGCTGCTGGGACGGCCGGAACACCGACAGTGCGAACCACCGCACCCATGTGGCCTTCGCCGACCGCAACGGCCGCTGTGGTCAGGGCTTCAAGGCGATCCCCCAACTCGTCCAGCGGATCGTCTACAAGGTTCCGCCGGGGCCGGGCTTCGCCGTGGACTCCTTTCCGGAGCAACTGCACAAGCCGGTCACCGACCACGGCGACTTCATCAACGTCTTCGACAGGAAGTTGATGGATCGCATGGTCGGCTGCATCAACCGGGGCGAGAAGTGCCGGTGATCTGAGCAGGCCGGATCGGCCCCTCTTGGCGCGGGGGCCGATCCGGCCATCCGGCATGACCGGACCGTGGTACGCCCGGTCCACGATCCTCACGGCACACCCGGCGCCGCCGTTCGGCGGCGCCCCCCAGTCCTGCGCGGTCAGCTCCCATGGTCCGAATGGTCATCGCTCCCCCCACCACCACTCCCCCCACTTCCTCCTGAGTGGTGGAGCGAACCGCTTTCGACCGTGCCCCCGAGCCGACCGCGCAGCGCCGTAATCACCTTCTCGTCGCCCACGGCGACCCAGCGGCTGCCCACGAGGTAGGTGCCCCCGTAGTCCTTGGCCTCGGTGATCCATTCGTGGAGTCCATGGTCGGTGGCGAAGGTCGTCAGCACATACCTGCCGTCGGACGTGGTGCAGTTCGCCTGTCGCAGTTCCTCCGCGTCCGTCTGGACGTTCGGTGTGCAACTCGCCCGCGCCGCCAGCTGCTCCAGGGTGCCGACGGCCGGCGCGGGAGAGCTCGCGCGCCGTGAGGGCGCACTGTCGCCGTCGCCACGCCGACCGCCGTCACCGCCCGAGGAACACCCTGTGATGAGCGCGAGTGCCACAACTGCCCATGCCGTACGGGCCGTACGCCCGCGCCGGATCTTCGTCCTCGTCCGCATCCGGCCATCGTGCCCCCGCACCGCGCTTCCCCGCGGGCGAACGCCGAGTAACGTGCGCCACGCGCGCACCTACTGTCACTGCGCGATCACGGATACGGGTCAGCCGGAGGAATCCTGATGTCCGAACTGTCGAGACGTACGGTCCTGGGCACCGCGGGAGCCATCGGCGCGGGAGCGGCACTCGCCGGCCCCGCCCCCGGCGCCGCGGCGCTGACCCGGCACCCGGTGCGCCGGGCCCTCTTCAGCACTGCTCCGGCGCTCACCGCGCTACGGCGACTCCTCCCGGACCACGCCGACCAGTTCCGGCTCACGGCGATCGAGGGCGCCGAACGATTCAAGGTCACCGGCACCACCGGTCGGATCGAGGTCTCGGGCACCTCCCCCGCCGTACTGCTCACCGGTGTCCACTGGTACCTCAAGTACGTATGCCGCGCCCAGATCTCCTGGTCGGGCAGCCAGGTCGACCTGCCCGTCGTGCTCCCCGCGCCCCGTAGGGCCTTGGAGCAGCGGGCGACCGTGCCGCACCGCTTCGCCTACAACGACACCCACGACGGCTACACCGCCCCCTACGCCGACTGGGCGCGCTGGGAACGCCTGATCGACGTCCTCGCCCTGCACGGCTGCAACGAAGTCCTGGTCACCCCCGGGCAAGAGGCCGTCTACCACCGACTGCTCAAGGACTTCGGCTACTCGGACACCGAGGCCGACACCTGGCTACCGGCCCCCTCCCACCAGCCGTGGTGGCTGCTCCAGAACATGAGCGAGTACGGCGGCCCGGTGTCCCCCGCGCTGCTGGCGGCCCGCACGGAACTCGGGCGCAAGATCGTCGATCGGCTGCGCCAACTGGGCATGCGGCCGGTGCTGCCCGGATACTTCGGGACCGTCCCCGACGGCTTCGCCGCCCGCAACCCGGGCGCCCGGGTCATCCCGCAGGGCACCTGGAACGGGCTGCCCCGACCCGACTGGCTCGATCCACGGACCACCGTCTTCACGGAGATCGCCGCCGCCTACTACCGCCACCAGACGGAACTGTTCGGCGACATCGACTACTTCAAGATGGACCTGCTGCACGAGGGCGGCACCGCAGGTGACGTACCCGTCGCGGATGCGGCCCGCGCGGTCGAGACCTCCCTGCGCACCGCCCGCCCCGAGGCGACCTGGGTGATCCTCGGCTGGCAGTCCAACCCCCGCCCGGCGCTGCTGGACGCGATCGACACCGATCGGGTGCTGATCGTGGACGGCCTGTCCGACCTGGACACGGTCACGGACCGGGACGCGGAGTGGGGCGGCGCGCCCTACGCCTTCGGCACGATCCCCAACTTCGGTGGCCGGACCACGATCGGAGCGAACACCGACCGCTGGACGGCCAAGTTCACCGCCTGGCGCGACAAACCGGGCAGTGCCCTGGTGGGGACCGCGTACATGCCGGAGGCGGCCGAACGGGACCCGGCCGCCCTGGAACTCTTCAGCGAGCTCGCCTGGCGCACGGAGCCCATCGACCGGGCCGCCTGGTTCGCCGAGTACGCCACCATCCGCTACGGCGGCGACGACCCGGCGGCGAAAGCGGCCTTCGCAGCGCTGGCCACGACCGCGTACCAGCTCACCAGCACCGACGGCCGCCCCTTCGACTCCCACTTCGGCCGCCGGCCCAACCTCACATCGGCCATCGGCACGGCCTTCGACCCGGCCGCCTTCGACCGGGCCCTGGAGCAGCTCCTCAAGGTCCGCCCCGAACTGCGCGACAACGACGCCTACCGCCACGACCTCACCGACGTGGCCCGCCAGGCGCTCGCCAACCGCTCCCGTACGCTCCAACTCCCCCTGCGCGCGGCCTACGCCGACAAGGACGTGGAGACCCTGAAGGCGCTGTCGGCCCTCTGGTTGAAGCTGATGCGGCTCAGCGACACCATGGCCGGCTGCCACCGCTTGTTCCTCCTCGGGCCGTGGTTGGAGGACGCCAAACGGTTCGCGACCAGCCCCGAGGAGGCCGTGGAGCTCGAACGCACCGCCCGTGTCCTCGTCACGACCTGGGGCGACCGGGTGGTGGCCGGCCACTTGAGCAACTACGCCAACCGGGACTGGCACGGACTGCTCGCCGACGTCCACGTACCGCAGTGGGAGGCGTACCTCGCCGAACTCGTCGCCGCGCTGAGCGAGAACCGCGCCCCCAAGGCGATCGACTGGTACGCGGCCGAGGAGGCATGGACCAAGGACCGGCGCACCTATCCGGTCCGCCCGACCGGAGACGCCCACCGCACGGCCCAGCGGGTGCTGGAGACCCTCACCACCGCGCCCTACCAAGGCTTCGCCTCGGTGAGCGTGGACCCGCCCGCGTTCACCCCGGGCAGTTCCGGGACCGTGACGGCCTCCTTCCGCAACCTCAACGGGTTGCGGGCCACCGGAGCCGTCGACTTCGACCTGACCGTCGACGGCGTCACGCCCGAACCGCAGGGCCCCACATCGGTGGCATCGGTGGCGGCGGGCGGCACCGGAACCGTCTCCTGGCGGGTCACCGCACCCACCGAGCCGCTCACCGCGCCCTTGCGTCCACTGCCCTACTCCCTGCGCACCCGGTACGGGCCCCAGGACGAGGACCGGGTGTCGGTGACCCAACAGGGGGCGGTGCACATCGCCGCGCCGCTGGACTCCCCGTGGCGCACGTTCACCAGCAATGCTGCGGTCTTCGGTCAGTTCGAGCAGCGCTTTGCCATCAACGGCGCGGGCCACGACCTGTGGCGGGGTACGGCCCAGTTCGGGACCGCCTACCGGGAGGGCGTACTGCGCCAGGGCACGAGCGTGACGCTTCGGGTGGACTCCCAGGACCGGACGGCCAGTTGGGCGCGCGCCGGCATCATCGTGCGCAATCGGCTGGGCACCCCCGGCGATCCGGGGTTCGCCAATCTGGCGGTGACTCCGGGCCAGGGCGTGGCGCTGTCCTACGACTCCAACGGCGACGGCACGCTCGACACCTACCGGCGGATCACGGGGGTGAAGGCTCCCGTGCTCCTGCGGCTCACGCGCGGGGCGGGGACCTCGCTCACGGGGGCCTGCTCGGTGGACGGAGGCGCCACCTGGCGGACGGTGGCGACGGTCTCGGTGGCGGGCGCGGCATCGAGCCAGGACGTGGGGTTCTTCATGACGGCCATAAACGGAGGCAGCGGCGCACGTGGGACGGTCAACTTCAGCGGCTGGGAGGTCACCGGCGGCTGAAGTACCGCTGCTACCCGATCCACTGCACCGCCTGCTTCCCGCGCTGCTCGTTGCCATGGCACTGGCGGGTCGTCAGCGGCGGCCCCCGTGGTCCGGGGCGGCGACCTCGCGTACGGCGTCGGCGACGGCTGGGGAGTCCTTCCTCAGGATCGTCCCGTGGTTACTGGCGACCTTCGCGCCGATCTGGATGTTCGGGTTGCGGACGACCACCTCATCGAGGCTGGTGCGCAGCTGTTCCTGCTCGTCCCCCTTGCTTCCGAAGGAGACCCCCGAAGCGACCACGTACCGCGTCGGGACGGTGATGGAGTCCAGCACGGGGCCCAGTTCGCCCAGACGGGAGAGCTCGCCCAGTTCGATGTTGCTGTCCGCCATCTGTTCGGCGGTCATCCTCGGGGCCAGGCCGGTCGGGCGCAGCAACGGCAGGAACCAGTTCATGCGCCGGAACAGCTTCCGCACCCGCCGTTCCATGGCCTCGTCCAGCCAGTCCGCGGGGTACGCGCCGTCCACCATGACCGCGCCCAGGGTCCGGTCCGGGTTCCGGCTCGCCCAGTGGGCCGCGACGACTGCTCCGTAGGACCAGCCCACCACCAGCGCCCGGTCCACGCCCCTGGCCGCAAGGACGGCATCGACGTCCCGGACGGCGGCCTCGAAGGAGTAGTCCGCCGAGCGTTTCGACTTCCTGCCGCGCGCCCGCTCGTCATAGGTGATGTGGCGCCACCCCGTCCCCAGGTCGGCTATGACCCGCCGCCAGTGCCACTGGGTGGAGAACTGCCCGTTGAGGTAGACCACCGGGATGCCGGGGCCTCCGGTGTCGGTGACGGCCAGGGCCGTATCGTCGACCGGCACCATGCCGGTCCACGCCGCAGCGTTCGATGAGGTGCTGTCCTTCGTCATGGGTTCCACCTGTTCGCGTGAGTCGGGGGTCGGGTCCTGTCTGGTGCTGCACCTTCGGAGGCTGGTCCTGCGCCTTCAGAGGCTGCGGGCGGTGATGTCGCCGTGGGAGGTGGTGGCGCGGATGTCGAGTCCGGTGGTGCCGTCGTTCTTGAGGGCGTTGCTGATGCGGCCGTAGTCGGTGTTGGCTTCCAGGGCGGCCGAGACGCCGGCGGCGGCGCCGACCGCGATGTCACCGGACTGGGTGCGGAGCACGACCGTGCCACCCACGGCCTCGGTGATGCGGATGTCGCCGCGTGCGGTGCTGATCTCCGCGGAGCCGTTGAGCCGGCCGATCTCGATGTCGCCTTCGATCGCGGCGAGTTGGACGCTCCCAGCCTCGTCGATCTTGATCTTTCGGTACGCACCTTCGAAGTCGACGTCGCCGAGGCGTCCGACGCCACGGAGTTCGGCGCTGGCGGCCCTGGCCTCGATGCGGGATCCGGCGGGCAGTTGAACGGTGACCTCCAGGGACCCGGAGGGGCCGAAGGACCGGGTGCCGGGTGTCGGGGCCGTGATCCGCAGGACCCCGTCGGCATAGGTGACGGTGGTCCGCTCGGCGGCCTTGTTGTCGTGGCTCTTGGCGGGGTCGGCGGGCAGGACCTCGACGGTGGTGTCGGCACGGTCCGCGGCGATGAAGCGGATGCGTCCGGCGGGGATGTTCAGGACCGCGGAGATCGGGGCGGTGGTGTCGAACTTCTGCATTGCGCTC
Coding sequences within:
- a CDS encoding DUF1996 domain-containing protein → MGRKTRKRSKLANRAIVSTLALILGGGGLVAVNVNASAGEGRSGQKAQNPYAGRQVSTIDCPEVADGLPREMPPPARAEVDREMAAMDTQIADAYQRFDERREQVQSDPAVADETILDPLQDDRRKSIDRIVAAIERNGAQPRGMQGMAACTMRTAAGDDDEDDADDDDDDNEVKGNRPGGGNGNGNRPPNRPRPPGNGQGGSGQSGNGPVRSDFVDIRSVRPNVQSAQQRRGSSRGTFSSNCGVNAAGLFNSDNVIVAPGVSNGAHHMHDYIGNQGNDAFASDEDLARARTTCSNRGDRSSYYWPVLRVQNGRAESDANQDGGGRDKNVGEIQTPTQVTLSFRGSAVGKVTAMPRFLRIITGDAKAFVNGPGNANASWSCTGFEDRQLKDKYPICPSGSQVVRTFNFQSCWDGRNTDSANHRTHVAFADRNGRCGQGFKAIPQLVQRIVYKVPPGPGFAVDSFPEQLHKPVTDHGDFINVFDRKLMDRMVGCINRGEKCR
- a CDS encoding alpha-N-acetylglucosaminidase, which codes for MSELSRRTVLGTAGAIGAGAALAGPAPGAAALTRHPVRRALFSTAPALTALRRLLPDHADQFRLTAIEGAERFKVTGTTGRIEVSGTSPAVLLTGVHWYLKYVCRAQISWSGSQVDLPVVLPAPRRALEQRATVPHRFAYNDTHDGYTAPYADWARWERLIDVLALHGCNEVLVTPGQEAVYHRLLKDFGYSDTEADTWLPAPSHQPWWLLQNMSEYGGPVSPALLAARTELGRKIVDRLRQLGMRPVLPGYFGTVPDGFAARNPGARVIPQGTWNGLPRPDWLDPRTTVFTEIAAAYYRHQTELFGDIDYFKMDLLHEGGTAGDVPVADAARAVETSLRTARPEATWVILGWQSNPRPALLDAIDTDRVLIVDGLSDLDTVTDRDAEWGGAPYAFGTIPNFGGRTTIGANTDRWTAKFTAWRDKPGSALVGTAYMPEAAERDPAALELFSELAWRTEPIDRAAWFAEYATIRYGGDDPAAKAAFAALATTAYQLTSTDGRPFDSHFGRRPNLTSAIGTAFDPAAFDRALEQLLKVRPELRDNDAYRHDLTDVARQALANRSRTLQLPLRAAYADKDVETLKALSALWLKLMRLSDTMAGCHRLFLLGPWLEDAKRFATSPEEAVELERTARVLVTTWGDRVVAGHLSNYANRDWHGLLADVHVPQWEAYLAELVAALSENRAPKAIDWYAAEEAWTKDRRTYPVRPTGDAHRTAQRVLETLTTAPYQGFASVSVDPPAFTPGSSGTVTASFRNLNGLRATGAVDFDLTVDGVTPEPQGPTSVASVAAGGTGTVSWRVTAPTEPLTAPLRPLPYSLRTRYGPQDEDRVSVTQQGAVHIAAPLDSPWRTFTSNAAVFGQFEQRFAINGAGHDLWRGTAQFGTAYREGVLRQGTSVTLRVDSQDRTASWARAGIIVRNRLGTPGDPGFANLAVTPGQGVALSYDSNGDGTLDTYRRITGVKAPVLLRLTRGAGTSLTGACSVDGGATWRTVATVSVAGAASSQDVGFFMTAINGGSGARGTVNFSGWEVTGG
- a CDS encoding alpha/beta fold hydrolase encodes the protein MTKDSTSSNAAAWTGMVPVDDTALAVTDTGGPGIPVVYLNGQFSTQWHWRRVIADLGTGWRHITYDERARGRKSKRSADYSFEAAVRDVDAVLAARGVDRALVVGWSYGAVVAAHWASRNPDRTLGAVMVDGAYPADWLDEAMERRVRKLFRRMNWFLPLLRPTGLAPRMTAEQMADSNIELGELSRLGELGPVLDSITVPTRYVVASGVSFGSKGDEQEQLRTSLDEVVVRNPNIQIGAKVASNHGTILRKDSPAVADAVREVAAPDHGGRR
- a CDS encoding DUF4097 family beta strand repeat-containing protein, with protein sequence MQKFDTTAPISAVLNIPAGRIRFIAADRADTTVEVLPADPAKSHDNKAAERTTVTYADGVLRITAPTPGTRSFGPSGSLEVTVQLPAGSRIEARAASAELRGVGRLGDVDFEGAYRKIKIDEAGSVQLAAIEGDIEIGRLNGSAEISTARGDIRITEAVGGTVVLRTQSGDIAVGAAAGVSAALEANTDYGRISNALKNDGTTGLDIRATTSHGDITARSL